In Physeter macrocephalus isolate SW-GA chromosome 2, ASM283717v5, whole genome shotgun sequence, a single window of DNA contains:
- the LOC112067631 gene encoding secretory carrier-associated membrane protein 4-like, translating to MSGKENNFPPLPKFIPLKPCFYQNFSDEIPIEHQVLVKRIYRLWLFYCATLGVNLVACLAWWIAGGSGANFGLALVWLLLFSPCGYVCWFRPAYKAFR from the exons ATGTCAG GAAAGGAGAACAACTTCCCCCCGCTGCCCAAGTTCATCCCCCTGAAGCCCTGCTTCTACCAGAACTTCTCTGATGAGATCCCTATCGAGCACCAGGTCTTGGTGAAGAGGATCTACCGCCTGTGGCTGT TCTACTGCGCCACCCTGGGCGTCAACCTCGTCGCCTGCCTGGCCTGGTGGATCGCCGGCGGCTCTGGAGCCAACTTCGGCCTGGCCCTGGTCTGGCTGTTGCTCTTCTCCCCCTGCGGCTACGTGTGCTGGTTCCGGCCCGCATACAAGGCCTTCCGGTGA